Proteins encoded together in one Malassezia restricta chromosome IX, complete sequence window:
- a CDS encoding ubiquitin-conjugating enzyme E2 L3: MSGSRRLTKELKELKDTPLPGLLLLEAHEGHLYTWDAVLLGAGTPYEGGHFPVRFEFPVDYPFKGPNVHFQCRMYHPNVDEMGAMCISLIKSDAWKPSTKVSAILQTILQLLEEPNPEDALSAGIADQYQRDPVAFRQTAAEYTRKYAPRTP; encoded by the exons ATGTCTGGATCGCGACGATTGACCAAG GAGCTGAAAGAACTCAAGGATACACCGTTGCCAGGTCTTC TTCTGTTAGAGGCTCATGA GGGTCATTTGTATACGTGGGATGCTGTATTACTAGGT GCAGGCACGCCGTATGAGGGTGGACATTTCCCA GTGAGATTCGAGTTCCCCGTCGACTACCCATTTAAGGGACCTAACGTGCACTTTCAGTGCCGCATGTACCATCCCAACGTTGATGAGATGGGCGCAATGTGTATCAGTCTGATCAAGTCGGATGCATGGAAACCATCTACCAAGGTCTCGGCGA TTCTTCAAACGATTCTACAGCTACTAGAAGAGCCTAACCCAGAGGATGCGCTTTCAGCGGGCATTG CTGATCAGTATCAAAGGGACCCTGTTGCCTTTCGCCAAACGGCGGCAGAATACACGAGGAAATACGCCCCACGTACGCCATAG
- a CDS encoding tRNA(His) guanylyltransferase: MAGSRFAYVRDFELSDVVVPHTYMLVRIDGTGFHRFSQRHAFSKPNDAQALELMNEAARQVMHAFKGHITLAFGESDEYSFLIDKYSTLYNRRQSKLVTHIVSLFTSAYVFHWSQYMSAPLGEPPSFDGRLVVYPGTQEIRDYFAWRQADTHINNLYNTIFWALVLQGQKTEREAHDLLKGTVSSEKHEMLFQQFGINYDKLPAFFRKGTTLVWAPVPDPRRTKPRTKLCTLHVDIIGDAFWHAPPDTASPGIEGVTSTCFYEHPERLCGVGLGHAVLTTKP; encoded by the exons ATGGCAGGCAGCCGCTTtgcgtacgtgcgcgaCTTTGAGCTCTCGGATGTCGTGGTGCCGCACACGTacatgctcgtgcgcatcgacggcaCGGGCTTCCACAG ATTTTCACAGCGACACGCGTTCTCGAAGCCCAATGATGCCCAGGCACTCGAGCTCATGAatgaggcggcgcggcaggtCATGCACGCCTTCAAAGGACACATAACGCTAGCGTTTGGCGAGAGCGATGAGTACAG TTTCCTGATCGACAAGTACTCGACGCTCTACAATCGGCGGCAGAGCAAACTCGTGACGCACATCGTCTCGCTCTTTACGTCTGCCTACGTATTTCACTGGAGCCAGTACATGTCTGCGCCCCTCGGCGAACCGCCGTCGTTTGACGGACGACTCGTCGTGTATCCCGGCACCCAGGAGATCCGCGACTACTTTGCGTGGCGCCAGGCTGACACCCACATCAACAACCTGTACAACACCATCTTCTGGGCCCTAGTTCTCCAGGGCCAAAAAACCGAACGTGAAGCGCACGACCTCCTCAAGGGCACCGTGTCGTCCGAAAAGCACGAgatgctcttccagcaaTTTGGCATCAATTACGATAAACTCCCCGCATTTTTCCGCAAGGGAACCACACTCGTCTgggcgcctgtgccggaTCCACGCCGGACCAAGCCACGGACCAAGCTGTGCACCCTGCATGTCGACATCATCGGCGACGCATTTTGGCATGCGCCACCGGACACAGCGTCACCTGGGATAGAGGGAGTGACATCTACTTGCTTCTACGAGCACCCAGAGCGATTGTGTGGTGTGGGATTGGGTCATGCTGTACTCACCACAAAACCATGA